The window GCTACGCGGATTCCGAAATCGGCTCGCGATCCAATGAAATGTACAACATGATTTGCGACTCCTGGCTGGAGATGTTTCCCGAGGCGGATATTTCCTGCACCAACATCGGCGGCATTCGCCAGTCCATTCCCGCCGGTGAAATCACTCTGGGCACGATTGTCGGCGTGCTGCCTTTTGAAAATCAGATAATTTCCCTTGACCTCACGGGAAGTCAGGTCATCGATGTCACGCAGTATTTGATTGTTGGAGGCATGACCAGAATTGACGGCTACAAATTGGCAGACGGCACTCCTCTGGTGGAGAATGGAATTTACAAAGTGCTCACTACCGACTATCTCTATTCTCGCAGCGATAATAATTTTTCAGTTTACGATCCCACGCCCATAACGCTCGCTGTGAATTACCGCGACCCGGTGATCGAATGGATTCGTTCCCAAAACACGAGCCCGACAAATCCGCTGAATCAATATCTGGATGGCAGCCCGCGCTGAAGAAGTTTCATTTTTTGTATTTTTCAGCGATGAACTCGCTAACCAAATTCAGCGCTGCTGTCAATTTTTCTGTTTCCGTGCCAAATCCGATGCGCAAATAATCTTCTGGCATGAGAAATTGCTCGCCGGGAACGATCAGTACGCTCTTTTCATCGCGTAATTTTGTAACGAATTCATTCGAAGAAACAGGCAAATTGTGCTGCACCAAAGTGACGGCGGTTGCTTCCGGCGGAATCCATTGAAATAAGCCCACTTTTTCTTGCAGCCAATTTTCCAGAATTTGAAAATTCTTCCGAATCAAGCTGCGCGCGCGCTGAAAAATTTTATCCCGCTTCGCCGGCTGAAGCGCGATTTGCGCGATACGGTCGCTCAAGGTGTTGGGGCTAATCGTCGTGTAATCTTTGTCGCCCCAGAGTTGATTGACTATTTTTTTGGGTCCAACGACCCAGCCGATTCTCAGCCCGGGCAAGCCAAATGCCTTGGACAAACCGCCGCTCACAATGACGCGGTCGTAAGAGCCGTAAAGAGAAAGAGATAATTCCTCGTCACGCTCCGAACCACGATACACTTCATCGGACAGCACCCAGGCGCCGACAGAAGCCGCTTTTTCCAGAATGCGTTCGATCTCTGCTTCCTGCAAGCGCGCCCCGGTCGGATTGTTCGGATGACAAACAGCGATCAATTTCGTTTTTTCAGTCACTACCTGAAGAAACTCGTCCCAGTCAATTTCCCAGCGCGTTTTATTCGGTCTCAAATGGAAAGGTTTCACATTTGCGCCGAGAGACTTCGCCAAGCCCCAAATTTGCATGTAATTGGGCAACATCAAGGCAATTTCATCGCCGGATTCGAGCAAGTAAAGCGAACTCAAAAAGTTAGCCTCTGCGCTGCCCGTCGTAACCAACACATTTTCCTCGTTGGCATTAGGATAAAATTTCGCGATCAACTCCCGAAGTTTTTCGCTGCCATTTGTCTGATTGTAACCTAAGGGCAATTCCACTAATTTCGCCAACTCCTCGTGCGAGATGAGTTCATTCAATTGCAATGGGTGAACGCCGCTTTCGGACAAATTAAAATCAACAATATTCTCCCACAACGATTGGTAGCGCTCCATTTCAAACGGAACAATTTTCATTCATGCCGCCTTTCTGTCTTCCTTTTAAAAATAAACCATACGAAGCCACCAAGAAAAAATTTGCTTCTGGTGAACCAAAAGTAAAAATAATTTTCCCTAAAATCAAGCGATTAATCACTTGAAATTAATTTCGCATATTTGTATATTCCTGTAGCGCAAAATTTAAAACAGAGATTTTTTCATACATTAAAATCTGCCGAATCCGGAGGAGCCTGACATGAAAATTAGAATTGATTACGGAAGTCGCGGCATTGCAGTCGAAGTCCCTGACCGAAATCTTGTAAAAATACTTTCAATGAAACCGTCGTCCCCGATCGCTGATCCCGAGACTGCCATTATGCGCGCTTTGCAGCAGCCAATCGGGACAAAACCGCTTTCCGATTTGGCAAAAAGTAAAAAATCTGCTTGTGTGGTCATCTGTGACATTACTCGTCCGGTGCCGAATGCAGTTTTGCTGCCTCCGATTTTAGACACACTCGAAGAAAGCGGGATTGAGCGAAAAAATATCACTATTTTAATTGCCACGGGAATTCACCGACCCAATCTGGGTGACGAATTGATTCAATTAGTGGGTGAAAAAATCGCGGAAAAATATCGGGTGATCAACCATTACGCAAGAAAACTGGACGAACACGTTCATCTGGGAAAGACTTCCCGCGGCACCGACGTTCTTCTGGACAAAACTTACGTTAACGCGGATTTGAAAATCACTACCGGTTTTATCGAGCCTCATTTAATGGCAGGATTTTCCGGCGGCAGGAAGCTCGTCTGCCCTGGAATTGCCAGTCTGGAGACCGTCAAAGTGATGCACAGCCCGAAAATTCTGGAACATCCCAATGCGCGCGAGGGGCAGATTGCCGGAAATCCGTTCCACGAAGAAGTCATCGAAATGGTTCGCATGGCGGGCATGGATTTCATGGTAAACCTGTCTCTGGACGAAGACAGAAATATCGTAGGCATTTTTGCCGGAGATTACATTGAGGCCCATGCCGCAGGAGTAGATTTCGTCCGTGAGCATGTGGGCGACACTATCGACGAACCCGTGGACATTGTCATTACCAGTTCCGCCGGCGCTCCGTTGGATGCGAGCTTTTACCAGTCGGTCAAGGGCATGACTGCGGCGCTGCCCATTGTGAAAAAGGGCGGTACGATCATCATCTCTGCTGAGTGCAAGGAAGGCTTGGGCAGCCCGGAATTCACCGAATTAGTCAAATCCACTACGGACACGGAAGATTTTATGCAAAAAATCACCGAAGGGGGCATGTTCGTTATTGATCAATGGCAATTTGAAGAATTTGCCAAAGTGCGCCGCAAAGCCGAAGTGATGATTTACTCGGAAAATTTAAGTCAGGATGATATTCACCCCAATGTCGCGACTATCATTCCCTCGATAGAATCAGGAATCGAATCCGCCCTGAAAAAATTCGGGACTAACGCCAAAATCGCCGTCATCCCGCGGGGACCTTATGTTTTGGCGGAGGTTGGAAGTTGAGGGATTGGTAGTTTAGTTTCTCCAAAACTTACTAACAAATTATTTGAGCAATCGGTTAGGTACAAGCAGCAAATATTGGCTGTTATGTCCGAAATTAGGAATAACTGAGAACAAATGAGCATCGAAGAGCCTGATTGTTGTAGCGCATATTTATGGCACGACTTGTAAGGTAAAGGAGATATTCAAATGCTATATGATGTTATTAATGCGGAATATATTGAAAACTATAAATTGAAAATTGAATTTGAAGATGGTTCTGCCGGAATTGTTGATTTCTCAGAATATCTGGAAAAAGGCGGCGTATTTGCCAAGTTCAAAGACCTGAACTTTTTCAAAAATTTTATTGTGTCCAAGGAGCTTGGCACAATAGTCTGGGCTAACGAGATAGACATTGCTCCGGAAACATTGTATGAAAAATGCAGACAGATCGTTCCAGCGGAAAGCTAATTAATCACTGCCGCTGA of the Calditrichota bacterium genome contains:
- a CDS encoding aminotransferase class I/II-fold pyridoxal phosphate-dependent enzyme, with translation MKIVPFEMERYQSLWENIVDFNLSESGVHPLQLNELISHEELAKLVELPLGYNQTNGSEKLRELIAKFYPNANEENVLVTTGSAEANFLSSLYLLESGDEIALMLPNYMQIWGLAKSLGANVKPFHLRPNKTRWEIDWDEFLQVVTEKTKLIAVCHPNNPTGARLQEAEIERILEKAASVGAWVLSDEVYRGSERDEELSLSLYGSYDRVIVSGGLSKAFGLPGLRIGWVVGPKKIVNQLWGDKDYTTISPNTLSDRIAQIALQPAKRDKIFQRARSLIRKNFQILENWLQEKVGLFQWIPPEATAVTLVQHNLPVSSNEFVTKLRDEKSVLIVPGEQFLMPEDYLRIGFGTETEKLTAALNLVSEFIAEKYKK
- the larA gene encoding nickel-dependent lactate racemase produces the protein MKIRIDYGSRGIAVEVPDRNLVKILSMKPSSPIADPETAIMRALQQPIGTKPLSDLAKSKKSACVVICDITRPVPNAVLLPPILDTLEESGIERKNITILIATGIHRPNLGDELIQLVGEKIAEKYRVINHYARKLDEHVHLGKTSRGTDVLLDKTYVNADLKITTGFIEPHLMAGFSGGRKLVCPGIASLETVKVMHSPKILEHPNAREGQIAGNPFHEEVIEMVRMAGMDFMVNLSLDEDRNIVGIFAGDYIEAHAAGVDFVREHVGDTIDEPVDIVITSSAGAPLDASFYQSVKGMTAALPIVKKGGTIIISAECKEGLGSPEFTELVKSTTDTEDFMQKITEGGMFVIDQWQFEEFAKVRRKAEVMIYSENLSQDDIHPNVATIIPSIESGIESALKKFGTNAKIAVIPRGPYVLAEVGS
- a CDS encoding DUF2442 domain-containing protein; amino-acid sequence: MLYDVINAEYIENYKLKIEFEDGSAGIVDFSEYLEKGGVFAKFKDLNFFKNFIVSKELGTIVWANEIDIAPETLYEKCRQIVPAES